Proteins from a genomic interval of Xiphias gladius isolate SHS-SW01 ecotype Sanya breed wild chromosome 23, ASM1685928v1, whole genome shotgun sequence:
- the gdf9 gene encoding growth/differentiation factor 9 isoform X2: protein MEKQMPMSAALRYLRTALLLLLVTYGCPLVRSSPATSNALHKLGDYTYPYGSIFSPLLKALSEHGGPRWDPGLKKKMKPEHKYIKYLTEVYKKSPRVQRSLEGNKIYNTVRLIKPHDECPAQSNKESFMQDLSYSLDQVRRKEQLLKSALLYNFDHDRAAPMNSVCYLRIERQEQSNQCQLCPVVHHAVNFTANADRRSRRNWVEVDVTSFVQPLLKFQKKNIHLLINITCPEEQRARAAGRKAPLEFTLRPPPLLLYLNDTSKITHQRLPVNGNPGERPSTAANTFHKQMVPKPEQRFGRKRRWKRESPKSKRGCDSTSSSLITGSFFLQSTTPGTAEASARGPWASSTVHRSTPWCKTSSTRSSTPQCPGPRVFPPTTAP, encoded by the exons atggaaaaacaaatgcCGATGTCAGCCGCCCTTCGTTACTTGCGCACTGCTCTCTTACTGCTGCTGGTCACCTATGGCTGCCCGCTGGTCAGATCGTCTCCGGCCACCTCCAACGCGCTGCACAAACTGGGCGACTACACGTATCCGTACGGCAGCATCTTCTCCCCGCTGCTCAAAGCCCTGTCAGAGCACGGGGGGCCGAGGTGGGACCCAGGcctgaagaaaaagatgaaaccGGAGCACAAGTACATCAAATATCTGACCGAGGTTTACAAGAAGTCCCCAAGGGTGCAGCGGAGCTTGGAGGGGAAtaaaatctacaacacagtCCGGCTGATCAAGCCGCACGATGAATGTCCTGCACAAAGTAATAAAG AAAGTTTTATGCAGGATCTTTCCTACAGCCTTGATCAAGTACGAAGAAAAGAACAGCTCCTAAAGTCGGCTCTGCTGTACAATTTCGACCACGACCGTGCAGCGCCCATGAACTCTGTGTGCTACCTGAGAATCGAGAGGCAGGAGCAGTCGAACCAGTGCCAGCTGTGTCCTGTAGTCCACCACGCTGTGAACTTCACAGCCAATGCtgacaggaggagcaggaggaactGGGTGGAGGTTGACGTCACCTCATTTGTCCAGCCTCTCTTAAAGTTTCAGAAGAAGAATATACACCTACTCATCAACATCACCTGCCCAGAGGAACAAAGAGCCCGGGCCGCTGGGCGTAAAGCCCCACTGGAGTTCACCCTGAGGCCGCCTCCGCTGCTTCTTTATCTCAATGACACCAGCAAAATCACTCACCAGAGGTTACCGGTAAATGGCAATCCAGGTGAAAGGCCAAGCACTGCAGCGAACACATTTCACAAGCAGATGGTGCCAAAACCAGAGCAGAGGTTTGGGCGCAAGAGGAGATGGAAGAGGGAATCTCCAAAGAGCAAACGAG GGTGCGATTCAACCAGCTCAAGCTTGATCACTGGATCGTTTTTCCTCCAAAGTACAACCCCAGGTACTGCCGAGGCATCTGCCCGAGGACCATGGGCTTCATCTACGGTTCACCGGTCCACACCATGGTGCAAAACATCATCTACGAGAAGCTCGACTCCTCAGTGCCCAGGCCCTCGTGTATTCCCTCCCACTACAGCCCCCTGA
- the gdf9 gene encoding growth/differentiation factor 9 isoform X1 has translation MEKQMPMSAALRYLRTALLLLLVTYGCPLVRSSPATSNALHKLGDYTYPYGSIFSPLLKALSEHGGPRWDPGLKKKMKPEHKYIKYLTEVYKKSPRVQRSLEGNKIYNTVRLIKPHDECPAQSNKESFMQDLSYSLDQVRRKEQLLKSALLYNFDHDRAAPMNSVCYLRIERQEQSNQCQLCPVVHHAVNFTANADRRSRRNWVEVDVTSFVQPLLKFQKKNIHLLINITCPEEQRARAAGRKAPLEFTLRPPPLLLYLNDTSKITHQRLPVNGNPGERPSTAANTFHKQMVPKPEQRFGRKRRWKRESPKSKRGDKSLDIHLPELLPSSEFSTSDCALYDFRVRFNQLKLDHWIVFPPKYNPRYCRGICPRTMGFIYGSPVHTMVQNIIYEKLDSSVPRPSCIPSHYSPLSVMIFEEDGSYVYKEFEDMVATRCTCR, from the exons atggaaaaacaaatgcCGATGTCAGCCGCCCTTCGTTACTTGCGCACTGCTCTCTTACTGCTGCTGGTCACCTATGGCTGCCCGCTGGTCAGATCGTCTCCGGCCACCTCCAACGCGCTGCACAAACTGGGCGACTACACGTATCCGTACGGCAGCATCTTCTCCCCGCTGCTCAAAGCCCTGTCAGAGCACGGGGGGCCGAGGTGGGACCCAGGcctgaagaaaaagatgaaaccGGAGCACAAGTACATCAAATATCTGACCGAGGTTTACAAGAAGTCCCCAAGGGTGCAGCGGAGCTTGGAGGGGAAtaaaatctacaacacagtCCGGCTGATCAAGCCGCACGATGAATGTCCTGCACAAAGTAATAAAG AAAGTTTTATGCAGGATCTTTCCTACAGCCTTGATCAAGTACGAAGAAAAGAACAGCTCCTAAAGTCGGCTCTGCTGTACAATTTCGACCACGACCGTGCAGCGCCCATGAACTCTGTGTGCTACCTGAGAATCGAGAGGCAGGAGCAGTCGAACCAGTGCCAGCTGTGTCCTGTAGTCCACCACGCTGTGAACTTCACAGCCAATGCtgacaggaggagcaggaggaactGGGTGGAGGTTGACGTCACCTCATTTGTCCAGCCTCTCTTAAAGTTTCAGAAGAAGAATATACACCTACTCATCAACATCACCTGCCCAGAGGAACAAAGAGCCCGGGCCGCTGGGCGTAAAGCCCCACTGGAGTTCACCCTGAGGCCGCCTCCGCTGCTTCTTTATCTCAATGACACCAGCAAAATCACTCACCAGAGGTTACCGGTAAATGGCAATCCAGGTGAAAGGCCAAGCACTGCAGCGAACACATTTCACAAGCAGATGGTGCCAAAACCAGAGCAGAGGTTTGGGCGCAAGAGGAGATGGAAGAGGGAATCTCCAAAGAGCAAACGAGGTGATAAAAGCCTGGATATCCACCTGCCCGAGCTTCTTCCAAGCTCTGAATTCTCGACAAGTGACTGTGCCTTGTATGATTTTAGGGTGCGATTCAACCAGCTCAAGCTTGATCACTGGATCGTTTTTCCTCCAAAGTACAACCCCAGGTACTGCCGAGGCATCTGCCCGAGGACCATGGGCTTCATCTACGGTTCACCGGTCCACACCATGGTGCAAAACATCATCTACGAGAAGCTCGACTCCTCAGTGCCCAGGCCCTCGTGTATTCCCTCCCACTACAGCCCCCTGAGTGTCATGATCTTTGAAGAGGACGGATCCTATGTCTACAAGGAATTTGAAGACATGGTTGCCACCAGGTGCACATGTCGCTAA